A part of Acidisarcina sp. genomic DNA contains:
- a CDS encoding TonB-dependent receptor — MKYKSMRIFGVIALVVFLLCGRSWAQTATGRVIGTVSDQQGAVIPGASVSVIDAETGRTESATTNKDGYFDVSALPIGTYKVSVKHEGFSNVVTQEQKLEINNALRFDIKLNVGETSQVVTVNADVTGVETVNPTVGGSVVGAAIANLPLNGRNVLQLAQLQPGVTESNPDAGGGGFSVSGGRTDAVTYLLDGGLNTNLLRNSVVFNPNPDSVAEFRILSSNYTAEYGRNGGGIISVVTKSGTRDLHGSVYDFLRNDALDANSFFTKRAGLPKDALKRNQYGATLGGPLLLPGIARSRDRNFFFVSYQGQRQVQSVAQTNIPTFTPAEAKGDFSKSNAGGPDPSVAAFLQAHPEYAAGPATINPAKIDPVAAAYFASKLIPTSSTGILNSSAGSTDNRNELSIKLDFQPRDSDKITVSLGGNRVDQLLPFGDGSANVPGYDDTTKQHQYFANIAYLKIFSPAVLNDFRFTVQRSYALNDTAVQSLPGPNKLGIQIHPDITYGPSSVYFDNGLALGFNLNGPTTLPDTTWSYSDNFTWSKGRNNWKFGAGFSAFQDNLRYSYAANADYQFGDNGRPNSIGNQFADFLLGNAANFEQGPSAPNNIRTKATYLFGQDELRVNNHLTLTVGLRYEYNSPKTDTLGRTDGIIPGLQSTRFPAAPKGLVFPGDKGAPTGLYFPDKRTSRRASDLPGVRGRERRQAFVAAQESSSMC, encoded by the coding sequence ATGAAGTACAAATCCATGAGAATCTTTGGAGTTATCGCTCTGGTTGTATTTCTGCTGTGCGGCCGGAGTTGGGCACAGACCGCAACCGGCCGAGTGATCGGAACGGTGTCTGACCAGCAGGGTGCGGTGATTCCAGGCGCAAGCGTATCGGTAATCGATGCCGAAACCGGGAGGACCGAGAGCGCCACAACCAATAAAGACGGCTATTTCGATGTTTCAGCGCTGCCGATCGGCACCTATAAGGTGTCGGTGAAGCACGAGGGATTCAGCAATGTCGTGACCCAGGAGCAGAAGCTGGAGATTAACAATGCTCTGCGTTTCGACATCAAGCTGAACGTGGGCGAGACGAGCCAGGTAGTTACCGTGAATGCGGATGTAACTGGTGTGGAGACGGTGAACCCAACGGTTGGCGGATCGGTGGTTGGCGCCGCAATTGCCAATCTTCCGTTGAATGGCAGAAACGTCCTTCAGTTGGCGCAATTGCAGCCAGGGGTCACAGAATCCAATCCGGATGCCGGCGGCGGCGGATTCAGCGTCTCGGGAGGCAGAACGGATGCGGTTACCTATCTGCTGGATGGCGGACTGAATACGAATCTGCTGCGCAATTCGGTGGTTTTCAACCCGAACCCGGACTCGGTCGCTGAGTTTCGCATTCTGAGCAGCAACTACACGGCCGAGTATGGGCGCAACGGCGGTGGCATTATCAGCGTGGTGACCAAGTCCGGCACGCGCGACCTTCATGGCAGCGTGTATGACTTCCTGCGCAACGACGCGCTCGATGCGAACAGCTTCTTCACCAAGCGAGCTGGCCTTCCGAAGGATGCGTTAAAGCGCAATCAATACGGTGCCACCCTTGGGGGACCGCTGTTGCTTCCCGGGATTGCGCGCAGCAGAGATCGTAACTTCTTCTTTGTCTCCTATCAGGGGCAGCGGCAGGTGCAGAGCGTTGCGCAGACCAACATTCCGACCTTCACTCCGGCCGAGGCGAAGGGTGATTTTTCCAAGTCCAACGCAGGTGGTCCTGACCCGAGCGTAGCGGCCTTCCTGCAGGCTCACCCGGAGTATGCGGCGGGACCGGCGACCATCAACCCCGCGAAGATTGATCCAGTGGCCGCGGCCTACTTCGCTTCGAAGCTGATTCCGACCTCCTCCACGGGCATTCTCAACTCATCGGCAGGGAGCACGGATAACAGAAACGAATTGTCGATCAAGCTCGATTTTCAGCCCAGGGATTCGGACAAGATCACTGTGAGTCTGGGCGGAAATCGCGTGGACCAGTTGCTGCCCTTTGGCGATGGTTCGGCGAATGTACCTGGCTATGACGACACGACCAAGCAGCACCAGTATTTTGCGAACATTGCTTATCTCAAGATCTTTTCGCCTGCGGTGTTGAATGACTTCCGCTTTACGGTTCAGCGGAGCTACGCACTGAACGACACAGCCGTTCAGAGCCTGCCGGGTCCGAATAAGCTGGGGATTCAGATCCATCCCGACATCACCTACGGGCCCTCAAGCGTGTACTTCGACAATGGCCTTGCCCTGGGATTTAATCTCAATGGGCCTACGACTCTGCCCGATACAACGTGGTCTTACTCCGATAACTTCACCTGGAGCAAGGGCCGGAACAACTGGAAGTTTGGCGCGGGCTTCTCCGCTTTCCAGGACAATCTGCGTTACTCGTATGCCGCAAATGCAGACTACCAGTTTGGCGACAACGGACGTCCCAACAGCATCGGAAATCAGTTTGCGGATTTTCTGCTGGGGAATGCCGCCAACTTTGAGCAGGGGCCATCGGCTCCCAACAACATCCGCACCAAGGCGACGTATCTATTCGGTCAGGACGAATTGCGCGTAAACAACCACCTGACGCTTACTGTTGGCCTTCGTTACGAGTACAACTCCCCGAAGACGGACACCCTGGGCAGAACGGACGGCATCATCCCTGGCCTGCAATCGACGCGCTTTCCCGCGGCGCCGAAGGGGCTGGTGTTTCCGGGCGACAAGGGAGCACCGACGGGCCTCTATTTTCCTGACAAGAGAACTTCGCGCCGCGCGTCGGATTTGCCTGGAGTCCGTGGAAGGGAGAGAAGACAAGCATTCGTGGCGGCGCAGGAGTCTTCTTCGATGTGCTGA
- a CDS encoding malonic semialdehyde reductase, with product MPSDHEPIKLASDALNDEALDQLFRAARSFSYWQQKPVSDDLLRRLYELMKWGPTSANGSPARILFLRTPEGKQRLIPALAPANVDKVRTAPVTAIVGYDLRFYDQMPKLFPNAPGYRDVFANSPELAEVTARRNSSLQGAYMILAARALGLDCGPLSGFDNAKVDNEFFGAGKEVGNFDQEFFPLTHVRSNFLCNIGYGDRSHLYPRNPRLSFEEACVLL from the coding sequence ATGCCGTCAGACCATGAACCAATAAAGCTGGCTTCCGACGCCCTGAACGATGAGGCGCTCGATCAACTGTTTCGCGCGGCGAGGTCCTTTTCCTACTGGCAGCAGAAGCCGGTAAGCGATGACCTGCTTCGCAGGTTGTACGAACTGATGAAGTGGGGTCCGACAAGCGCGAACGGCAGTCCTGCCAGGATCCTGTTCCTACGAACGCCCGAAGGCAAGCAACGGCTGATTCCGGCGCTGGCTCCAGCAAACGTCGACAAAGTGCGCACGGCTCCCGTCACGGCGATTGTTGGATATGACCTTCGCTTCTACGATCAGATGCCGAAGCTGTTTCCGAACGCTCCTGGGTATCGCGACGTCTTTGCAAACTCGCCGGAGCTTGCCGAGGTGACTGCGCGCCGCAACTCCAGTCTCCAGGGCGCGTACATGATTCTGGCCGCCCGTGCCCTCGGACTCGATTGCGGTCCCCTGTCCGGTTTCGACAATGCAAAGGTAGATAACGAGTTTTTCGGAGCGGGAAAGGAAGTTGGCAACTTCGATCAGGAGTTCTTCCCGTTGACCCATGTTCGGAGCAATTTTCTGTGCAACATCGGTTATGGAGACCGCTCGCATCTCTACCCTCGGAATCCGCGCTTGAGTTTTGAGGAAGCTTGCGTGCTCTTATGA
- a CDS encoding sulfatase: MKDNAVSRRAAMKTLGGAALGSALLPHLQAQSRQSNPVSTAPLKEKAQGHSSRRPSILWITGEGVPVTALSCYGSQLIKTPNIDRIANEGMRFENSFTTNALCAPSRATLLTGTYNHLNGMVANPADTTGGETSPTFDASQQTFPKLLKRLGYQTGTVGKWHLPANPGEAGFDYFVFKNGAGGPYYEPSGYLQNPSLGSTVIEKRVYPGYETDNVTDLAIKGIQQFTEPFMMMVQYFNDHRPFDPPHQYEHLYDNTRIPEPGTFWDDYSSRSAAAREARMRIENMPDFHPPADLTDRQRKQWNYQKFMGHFLATLRAQDDNVGRLLDFLDKSGLAENTIVVYTCDHGFFLGEHGWFDKRFMYEPAIRVPWLIRYPGVVKAGSVQKEWVVNIDNAPTILDLAGAPVPEDMQGRSLVPIFKGNTPSDWRTSFYYHYYEFAPNHWVLPHYGIRTDQYKLINYYTVNEWELFDLKKDPDEMENLFEWEGYKVNPAYERVANDLVSQLKELRETYKDTTGRPVKMWSTASYD; the protein is encoded by the coding sequence ATGAAAGACAACGCCGTTTCCCGTAGAGCAGCAATGAAAACACTCGGCGGTGCAGCTTTAGGTTCTGCACTGCTTCCTCACCTTCAAGCACAGTCAAGGCAATCCAATCCGGTATCGACAGCTCCCCTGAAAGAAAAAGCGCAGGGGCATTCATCACGCAGGCCAAGTATTCTGTGGATCACCGGTGAGGGCGTCCCAGTGACGGCCTTGAGTTGTTATGGAAGCCAACTAATAAAAACTCCGAATATCGACCGGATTGCGAATGAAGGAATGCGTTTTGAAAATAGTTTTACGACAAACGCATTATGTGCTCCTAGCCGGGCTACCTTACTGACTGGAACCTACAATCATTTGAATGGAATGGTTGCAAACCCGGCAGACACAACTGGCGGAGAAACATCCCCAACCTTCGATGCTTCGCAACAAACATTTCCTAAATTGCTAAAGCGTCTGGGCTACCAGACGGGCACCGTAGGCAAGTGGCACCTTCCCGCCAATCCGGGAGAGGCTGGATTTGATTATTTCGTCTTCAAGAACGGGGCGGGTGGTCCCTATTATGAGCCGAGCGGCTATCTGCAAAACCCAAGCCTCGGCAGTACGGTGATCGAGAAGAGAGTTTATCCCGGATATGAAACAGACAATGTTACAGACTTAGCCATAAAAGGCATACAGCAGTTCACCGAGCCCTTCATGATGATGGTGCAATACTTCAACGATCATCGGCCATTCGATCCGCCCCATCAGTACGAGCACCTATACGACAACACAAGAATTCCCGAGCCGGGAACTTTTTGGGATGACTATTCCAGTCGCTCAGCAGCCGCTCGCGAAGCACGCATGCGAATTGAGAACATGCCAGACTTCCACCCTCCGGCAGACCTGACAGACCGTCAACGCAAACAGTGGAATTATCAAAAGTTCATGGGCCACTTTTTAGCAACACTGCGCGCTCAGGATGACAATGTAGGGCGGTTATTAGACTTCCTGGATAAATCGGGACTCGCGGAAAACACCATCGTTGTTTATACCTGTGACCATGGGTTCTTTCTGGGCGAGCATGGATGGTTCGATAAACGCTTCATGTATGAACCGGCCATAAGGGTACCGTGGCTCATTCGCTATCCAGGAGTAGTAAAAGCGGGAAGCGTACAAAAGGAATGGGTAGTCAACATCGACAACGCTCCGACAATACTCGACCTCGCAGGCGCTCCGGTTCCTGAAGACATGCAAGGCAGGAGCCTGGTTCCCATATTCAAGGGAAACACGCCCTCGGATTGGCGTACATCTTTCTACTATCACTATTACGAATTTGCTCCAAACCACTGGGTCTTGCCGCATTACGGCATCCGCACCGATCAATACAAGTTGATCAACTACTACACGGTGAATGAGTGGGAGCTATTCGATCTAAAGAAGGATCCGGATGAAATGGAGAACCTGTTTGAATGGGAGGGTTACAAAGTAAATCCGGCTTATGAGCGAGTTGCCAATGATCTGGTAAGTCAACTCAAGGAGCTTCGAGAAACCTACAAAGATACAACAGGAAGGCCTGTAAAAATGTGGTCGACAGCTTCTTATGACTGA
- a CDS encoding glycosyltransferase family 4 protein: MASEAMHIDRMLEGTAQAVSSPVGLKSCGLPLPTRIAFVGNYLPRQCGIATFTTDLCTALGAEYGSQRLFAIPVNDPESHYEYPEQVRLELAQEDLSSYERAAEFLNFNGNDLVCLQHEYGIYGGPAGQHILSLLRKLKMPLVTTLHTVLRDPDVNQRAVLEEIAGLSDRLVVMTELAAQLLRDVYAVPSGKIDIIPHGVPDLPFMDPNYFKDKFDTEGKSVLLTFGLLSPNKGIENVIRALPTILAKHSNVVYIVTGVTHPHIRRREGERYREQLLALAKDLGVSDHLILNNRFVSTEELIEHIGAADIYITPYLQEAQVVSGTLAIALGAGKAIISTPYWHAKELLAEKRGLIVPFANPDAIAEAVTHLLENEAERHAMRKRAYLHSRGTTWQKTAQAYMESFQRARFERSLQPRPAQQDGAGTDPVDCLPVLNSSHMINMTDDTGMLQHSIFSVPNTREGYTTDDNARALIVSTLLDEDPTYIGRLEHQNLSQRYLTFLWLAFNDDTGRFRNFLSYDRKWLEDVGSDDSHGRALWSLGEVLGHSRNAGLRGAAGRLFEAAVPATLTFTSPRAWAYCILGMQAYLDWFPGDRVIQNIRNALANRLLDIYERSHSETWKWFEKSLSYGNARLSQALILAGWRSDNQRMIEAGTDSLKWLVAEQHRNDRDIFVPIGSNGFFIEGNEKARFDQQPVEACATISACLEVYRLTEEPQWFEEAQKVFRWFLGKNDLRVPLYDATTGGCRDGLHPDRVNENQGAESTLSFLMALLDMQAAKVAGIDQLLPEMSISFEPNYPSS, encoded by the coding sequence ATGGCTTCTGAAGCTATGCACATAGACCGCATGCTTGAGGGAACTGCCCAGGCAGTCTCTTCGCCGGTCGGTTTGAAATCCTGCGGCCTTCCGCTGCCCACCAGGATTGCTTTTGTTGGTAACTACCTTCCCAGGCAGTGCGGCATTGCCACATTCACCACTGATCTGTGTACGGCGCTCGGAGCGGAGTATGGCAGCCAACGCCTTTTCGCGATTCCCGTCAATGATCCGGAATCGCACTATGAGTATCCGGAACAGGTGCGTCTGGAACTAGCACAGGAAGACCTGAGCTCATACGAGCGAGCCGCCGAGTTTCTCAATTTCAATGGCAATGATCTTGTTTGTCTGCAACATGAGTACGGTATCTATGGCGGCCCGGCAGGCCAGCACATCCTGTCACTCCTGCGAAAGCTGAAGATGCCATTGGTGACGACATTGCACACGGTTCTTCGCGATCCGGATGTGAATCAACGCGCCGTGCTTGAAGAGATTGCGGGGCTCTCTGATCGGCTGGTGGTCATGACTGAACTGGCTGCCCAACTGCTTCGCGATGTGTATGCGGTCCCGAGTGGAAAGATCGACATCATTCCCCATGGAGTACCGGATCTTCCGTTCATGGATCCGAACTATTTCAAAGACAAGTTCGACACCGAAGGAAAATCCGTCCTGCTTACGTTCGGCCTGCTATCTCCGAACAAGGGTATTGAAAACGTGATTCGTGCGCTACCTACGATTCTGGCGAAACACTCGAACGTGGTCTACATCGTCACTGGCGTGACGCATCCCCATATCCGGCGACGCGAAGGCGAGCGCTATCGAGAACAGCTTTTAGCACTGGCCAAAGACCTTGGCGTCTCCGATCACCTGATTCTTAATAACCGCTTTGTGAGTACCGAAGAGTTAATTGAGCACATTGGTGCAGCGGACATTTACATCACGCCATATCTGCAGGAGGCGCAAGTCGTTTCCGGCACGCTCGCCATCGCCCTGGGAGCAGGAAAGGCAATCATCTCAACGCCATACTGGCATGCCAAGGAGCTGCTCGCCGAGAAGCGCGGTCTGATTGTTCCCTTTGCAAACCCTGACGCGATCGCTGAAGCGGTCACCCATCTGCTGGAGAATGAAGCCGAGCGGCACGCCATGCGGAAGCGCGCCTATCTGCACTCCCGTGGGACGACATGGCAAAAAACGGCCCAGGCCTACATGGAGAGCTTTCAGCGGGCTCGTTTCGAGCGCTCACTACAGCCCAGACCTGCCCAGCAGGATGGTGCAGGCACCGACCCGGTGGATTGCCTGCCAGTGCTGAACAGCAGCCATATGATCAACATGACCGACGATACCGGCATGTTGCAGCATTCAATCTTCTCGGTGCCTAATACGCGCGAGGGATATACAACCGATGACAACGCACGCGCGCTCATTGTTTCGACTTTACTGGATGAAGACCCGACGTATATTGGACGGCTAGAGCATCAGAATCTTTCCCAGCGCTACCTGACATTCCTATGGCTTGCGTTTAACGACGATACCGGAAGGTTCAGAAACTTTCTAAGCTACGATCGCAAATGGCTGGAGGATGTGGGATCAGATGACAGCCATGGCCGCGCATTGTGGTCGTTGGGCGAGGTGCTGGGACACTCAAGAAATGCGGGATTGAGAGGCGCTGCGGGGAGGCTCTTTGAAGCTGCTGTGCCTGCAACCCTCACATTCACAAGTCCGCGCGCATGGGCATATTGCATATTGGGGATGCAGGCCTATCTGGATTGGTTCCCGGGAGATAGAGTTATCCAGAACATTCGCAATGCACTCGCCAATCGCCTGCTGGATATTTATGAACGCAGCCATTCCGAAACATGGAAGTGGTTCGAGAAGAGCCTATCCTACGGCAACGCCAGGTTGTCGCAGGCCCTCATTCTGGCGGGCTGGAGAAGTGACAACCAGAGAATGATCGAAGCGGGCACGGACTCGCTCAAGTGGCTCGTCGCTGAGCAGCACCGAAATGACAGAGACATATTTGTACCGATCGGATCCAACGGATTCTTCATAGAAGGAAACGAAAAGGCCCGTTTTGACCAGCAGCCTGTTGAAGCGTGTGCAACCATTTCAGCATGTCTTGAGGTCTACAGGCTGACCGAAGAACCACAATGGTTTGAAGAGGCCCAGAAGGTTTTTCGCTGGTTCCTCGGCAAGAACGATCTGCGGGTGCCGCTCTACGATGCAACGACGGGCGGATGCAGAGACGGGCTTCACCCCGATCGCGTGAATGAAAATCAGGGAGCCGAATCCACACTTTCTTTTTTGATGGCCCTGCTCGACATGCAGGCAGCCAAAGTAGCAGGGATAGACCAACTTCTTCCTGAAATGAGCATCTCTTTTGAACCCAATTATCCTTCCAGCTAA
- a CDS encoding lipocalin-like domain-containing protein: MAKGLREQLIGAWMLVSYEERPVDGSPSFYPMSEQPKGIIMYTPDGYMSAQLSQPNRKTFASGDWFKGTDDDYKQEASTYIAYTGEFHVNEEAKTLTHSMFISLFPNWIGQTQPRVVKIDGDDLHLSTASPIQSGGKEVNSYLRWKRAPRN, from the coding sequence ATGGCTAAAGGACTTCGTGAACAACTGATCGGAGCATGGATGCTCGTTTCTTATGAAGAGCGTCCAGTGGACGGTTCGCCATCGTTCTATCCTATGAGCGAGCAGCCCAAGGGCATCATTATGTACACACCGGATGGCTACATGTCGGCGCAATTGAGTCAGCCGAACCGCAAGACGTTTGCCTCCGGGGATTGGTTCAAAGGCACGGACGACGACTACAAACAGGAAGCATCGACTTACATTGCGTATACCGGCGAATTTCACGTGAACGAGGAGGCGAAGACGCTGACGCATTCCATGTTTATCTCCCTGTTTCCGAACTGGATCGGGCAGACGCAGCCGCGCGTGGTGAAGATCGATGGCGACGATCTTCATCTAAGCACAGCAAGCCCCATCCAATCGGGCGGGAAAGAAGTCAATTCTTATCTACGTTGGAAGCGTGCACCCAGGAATTGA
- a CDS encoding SDR family oxidoreductase, protein MAQKVLITAAASGIGLEIARAFSSAGATVFITDINEQAIEAAKKEIPGLLATLCNNGKRSDIERMVPEAIKALGGLDVLVNNAGISGPTAPVETVDPDKWEEVMKVDVIGTFNVTRLAIPHLKKSSAGCIITMSSVGGRFGYPNRSPYNVAKAGLIGFAQTLAIELGDHNIRSNAVAPGAVGGQRIENVLQGRAKTEGKSVDEERASALSIQDIKQFVDPKDIAALCVFLASDAGKSITGQVIPIDNGALKAA, encoded by the coding sequence ATGGCTCAGAAGGTACTTATTACCGCGGCGGCGTCTGGTATCGGACTTGAAATTGCTCGTGCATTTTCTTCAGCCGGTGCGACTGTATTCATCACGGATATCAATGAACAAGCGATCGAAGCCGCAAAGAAGGAGATTCCCGGCTTGCTGGCAACATTGTGCAACAACGGGAAGCGCTCCGATATCGAGCGGATGGTTCCCGAAGCAATTAAGGCACTGGGAGGTCTCGACGTACTGGTGAATAACGCCGGCATCTCGGGCCCCACTGCCCCTGTCGAAACCGTGGATCCAGACAAGTGGGAAGAGGTGATGAAAGTCGATGTGATCGGCACCTTCAACGTGACCCGCCTCGCTATTCCACATCTTAAGAAATCGTCGGCGGGATGCATTATCACGATGTCCTCCGTGGGAGGACGCTTCGGCTATCCCAACCGTAGTCCTTACAACGTCGCGAAGGCAGGCCTGATTGGCTTCGCGCAAACGCTCGCGATTGAATTAGGCGATCACAACATTCGTTCCAATGCGGTTGCCCCTGGAGCTGTGGGCGGGCAGCGCATCGAAAACGTCCTTCAAGGCCGCGCAAAGACCGAAGGCAAGAGCGTGGACGAAGAGCGAGCGTCCGCGCTAAGCATCCAGGACATCAAGCAGTTCGTAGACCCGAAGGACATCGCTGCGCTCTGCGTCTTCCTGGCCTCGGACGCGGGCAAGTCGATCACGGGGCAGGTCATCCCGATTGATAATGGTGCTCTCAAGGCTGCGTAA